A window of the Serratia sarumanii genome harbors these coding sequences:
- the cof gene encoding HMP-PP phosphatase, producing the protein MYRLAAFDMDGTLLMPDHRVGPETLAVLNQLVEREMVVTFATGRHYLDAQPIMAQLGLQGYLITGNGTRVYDNRGQQLHATDLPAAVAEEVLHHHWRTRASMHVFRDEGWLTEFPVPEEMLRAHHLSGFRFQLADVRRLPAFGNSKVCFVAPHEELLALQVQLRAQLGDEADLCFSAYDCLEVLPLGCNKGTALDRLSRHLGLTMADCMAFGDAMNDKEMLGAVGHGVVMGNALPQLKSLLPQLPVIGHCQQQAVAHYLQHWLRSPCLTYSPEE; encoded by the coding sequence ATGTATCGCCTGGCAGCTTTCGATATGGACGGCACGCTGTTGATGCCGGATCACCGGGTTGGCCCGGAAACGCTGGCGGTGCTGAACCAGCTGGTGGAACGGGAGATGGTGGTGACGTTCGCCACCGGGCGGCACTACCTCGACGCGCAGCCGATCATGGCGCAGCTGGGGCTGCAGGGCTACCTGATCACCGGCAACGGCACGCGGGTGTATGACAACCGCGGCCAACAGCTGCACGCTACCGATCTGCCGGCGGCGGTCGCCGAAGAGGTGCTGCATCATCATTGGCGCACCCGCGCCAGCATGCATGTGTTCCGCGACGAAGGCTGGCTGACCGAGTTTCCCGTGCCGGAAGAGATGCTGCGGGCGCACCACCTGAGCGGCTTTCGTTTTCAGCTGGCCGACGTGCGCCGCCTGCCGGCGTTCGGCAACAGCAAGGTGTGCTTTGTCGCGCCGCACGAGGAGCTGCTGGCGTTGCAGGTGCAGCTGCGGGCGCAGCTGGGTGACGAGGCAGACCTGTGCTTTTCCGCCTACGATTGCCTGGAGGTGCTGCCGCTCGGTTGCAATAAGGGCACGGCGCTGGACCGGCTGAGCCGCCATCTGGGGCTGACGATGGCCGACTGCATGGCGTTCGGCGACGCGATGAACGACAAAGAGATGCTGGGGGCGGTGGGGCACGGCGTGGTGATGGGCAACGCCCTGCCGCAGCTGAAATCCCTGCTGCCGCAACTACCGGTTATCGGCCATTGCCAACAGCAGGCGGTGGCCCACTATTTACAACATTGGCTGCGTTCACCTTGCCTCACCTATTCCCCCGAAGAATGA